In Brachyhypopomus gauderio isolate BG-103 chromosome 2, BGAUD_0.2, whole genome shotgun sequence, the DNA window AACGTCTGTTGGTACAGGTGCTGCTCAGGTGTTCAGACAATCTCTCGAATCTAGGGCGATCACTACGGCTGCCTCGCACCGGAACGTAGGTGTAGCATCGTGTTCAGGTTCGCAGCTCTGCAGATTCGGTGATATGTCTTTTACACAGACGTGCTGTGGAAGTAAAATGTTCACGCATTAGTTGACGCATCGTGTCCTTTGCACGCGAGCGGTGCACATCCACCTCGTGGCGGTGCTGAACGGACAGCGTCCGGGGTGCTGAAATACGGAGGCGCAAGTTTCGCAAACGACTATAGATACTGCACAGCTACCACAAATCAATAAAGGTTTTTTTCATTACAGTTTTGGTCTACAGGTTAAAGTTTGTTTCAGAACTTTTGCCGGGCGGTGTTATTGCTTTTCTTAACGTCTAAGATCTCGATTAAGGAGTAGAGTGGTCTGCAAGATTAGTAATCGGAGAGGCTTACCATATTCGCCAGGGCGAAGATGCGTCGTAAACTTGTTTCTGTGAGTTCGTTTTTCGTTTCAGTGGACTCGTCCCTCTCCCTTGTGACAGGTTCGGCTCTTCTGTTAGGAGATCTTCGAGTTCCTGACAACAAACCCGATGCTCGCCCAACAGAGTAATAGCTTGGACCAGCTGCCTGCTTGTACCAGGCTTCTGCTTGGTAAAAGGCAAATACAGAAACTGCCAAAACTACAAGAGCCCGCTTGTCAAACTTCACCATCGTTGAAGATACCGGGAGAACTGCTAGCCTGATGTTTACGGTGCGCTTAACCTGTTCTTTCCCCCCGTGCTTATATACAGACCCCGTGGTCGTGTTCACGTTTCAACTTCAGCACGATTGGCGATGAATGATT includes these proteins:
- the LOC143508773 gene encoding neuropeptide B-like; amino-acid sequence: MVKFDKRALVVLAVSVFAFYQAEAWYKQAAGPSYYSVGRASGLLSGTRRSPNRRAEPVTRERDESTETKNELTETSLRRIFALANMHVCVKDISPNLQSCEPEHDATPTFRCEAAVVIALDSRDCLNT